TGGGGTATCGGTTGGCGGCGTATCGGTTGGCATCGTGTCGGTTGGTGTTGGGGTTGTTATGGTTGGTGTTGCCGGTGGCATTGGAGTTGGATTCATTGGTGGATTGATTGGTGTTGTTGTGCTGCGTTTGTATAAAGATGTGAGATGGGATTGTTTTCTTGTTATACTGATTTGGATTCATACATAGGAAGGAAGTATTTTGTCATTTACCTCGGTGTTGACCTTGATGCTCCGTAGTGGCAATTTCCACTGCCTGCAATCGTTAAGAAAATAGTTGTTTATATTTCATGTTGAGGAATGGATATCTAGTTTATCAGGATGCTGGGATGTTCATagttttaaatgaaatgataGAGGAAGCATCAATCATGACCAAATACCTactattgtattttttctgtttctctTTTCAGTATTTGAGATGGATTATTTGCCTATGTTTTTGTTATGATtctgaattttaaataaacttgaAGTGATGATCTTTCTTACTGGGGTCCGTGGTGGTGAGCTGCGCCGTTCCCCCAAACACGCAGCTTGTAGGTGCTGGATTCTTCTGGTAGTAGTCGTTAAAGGCATAAGAAGCATGGTCTCTCATGGTGTTGGGCTCAAAGCAACTACCTCCCGATTGAATCGCCGAGCAATCCGCGCCTCCATAGCCACAAGCATAATCTATAGCTACCTGCAAAGCGGTTGGGGAAGCATTTGGGCTTGCTATGCACCAACTTCCACCACCTGTGGTTGTCGGGGTTGTTGGGGTTGTCGGGGTTATGGTTGGTCCGGTAGGGTTTGTTTGTGCTGGCGGATTAACAATCGGCGTCTGGGTCGGAGTTGTGCCACCTGGGGTGGTTGGATTCACAATGGGGATTGTGTCCAGTTGATTGCTAGATGTTGAAGGTGAAAAGTAGGGTATTTGTTCTTCTTGATTTTGTAGAACATAGTCATCTTGGTTTGCTTCAAAGAACGGTCTCTGTGCAATACTTGAACCTGAAGGCACAAAAAGCAAAGGTCAGTTCCTTCATGTGAAAAGGTGAAACCTCTTCTTGTTGTGATTTTCTTATAATACAGAGTAACATACTAACATCTTatgtttggtttttcttttctttctgatAGGACAACCAATAGAAGAAATGCAGGAAGATGAGCCATAGACTAGCAGAAATAACAGGTACATGATGCATTTATTATTAGAAGATTAGCTTAATATCATCgtacagaaaaaaaatcaactaatgCTGATTTACCTAGACTGAGGAAAACCAACAATGAAAGTAATGCAAAATGGAGGTGAATACAGGTACCCATCTCTACAAATTACTCCCAATGTTTGGTTCTGGAtcttcaaatgattttgaacaaTGATAGAGACCAAAGATTTGTGAAAATCAGAGGTATGTCAAATGTGTTTGTGTAAAGAAGAATTACCCTTTTTGGCGGCAAGCAATATATACAAGTAGCTGGGCGACAGAATCTAAGCTTTCTTGGATCATCAAGAGTCAGAAAGAAGGGTAAGAGAATATGAGGAAACTTGAGAGAGGAGGCATTGTATATTTGAATAGTTGGGAAGTGCAAGCAAGggaagttttaaaaattggaaaaaggtATATGGAGAAGGAAAGGCAAAATATATCTGCTACGAACTCAAACCTGATAGGTGTTAGAATAAGGTATGAGGAGAAGTACTGATTCTGCAGTTTTCGTGTGGTGGCATTTCCCCTCCTCTTTAGAGCTTCTctttttactgtttttatggGTACTGAATCAGAAAGTTAAAGGTAGGTTTAGGCTATGGTTTATAGATTTGTATGCACAAGTTGCATCTTCTAGTTTGTGATCAAGAATATTGTCCCCTGGAGAATCTGTTTAAGTCCCAAAGCTCACTGCTCTGCTACTTAGGAAGCAAAACAGGAATCAAATCATTCTCTCTCTTAATCCATCGTCTGTAGAAGCATTTGATTCCCTCTTTCACAAACAAGCCCACTAATCCACTCAACTGATAGATACTAATTATATTACCAGTAGTGCAGCAAACAGATGCCAAGAAGATTCGGCTATTGGCATGATCTCTATTTCAATCGGTCGGAAGTTcaatttgtcatatttaggtcttttttaattttagtgtattttattcatataaacATCTTCTGTGTAGCTATTCAGTAACTGTTCAGAACTTTTTTAATAGTTCAACCATTAGGTTGTAATTTGTGTCCGATTGGCGTAGTTTCTCCTACCTTAAACCCTTTTTGGTTGAATAATGATGTTGAAGCAACCTATTACTTTTTTGGATATTGAATCAAGGAACATAGAATATTGATCCTctaatcattttctttgtaGAAAAACTAACCAACTGTTTAAGAAGTaactatattataataaactaACATAGCCTGTTCATTAAAACCAAATTGTTAGGTTATCTTCTAGATTCGTATCTAAATAATGATCATGTCTTAGACGAGGTCGTAAAAAGGTCTTGGCTTAGTAAAGAACTTTATAGAGAATGTTCCTTCATTTATGTtctaatattcttttatgaGTCTTTTTTACACTCAAATATTGAAATGTTAGTTACTTGTTCGATGAAACTAGTTAAGGTGTGTATAAACTTATCTATACTCttaagattttttctttttttttaaaaaaatgaataagtaTGGGTAATGGTCAAATTTTGCATGGatttgaatgtcatatagtATATAGTATATGAGGATGTCGGATGGTAACTTCAAattctcttcaatttatttagaataattagaaggaaagaaaacacaaaagaaaaaagaaatttatgtcAAAGGAGTACAATTATTCTTTAGCCTAGAGTCTTCACAATGGTTTATACCCTCCTAAAGTAGCCTAATTATTCTTCACTCTTAAGCATTCAAATTATacttgaatattttatttttattttggaatcTCTCATAAGTCATAAATCATAGTCGTATTACTCACATATGTAATCCAAGCACACATTGTTGAGCTGTGTACAtgttcacatatatatatatatatatatatatataatcttaacatttatttatttattgttggATAAAATTGCATTTAGCAATATGGAAACAGTTATGTATCATAtgatttatttgtgatttgatAAGACATATTTATATGCAAAATGAAACTTCACTATTTGACAGGACTCGTTGTGAAGTTGTGATCCATCAAAGGACTTTGataggatatatatataatggacATATAGTAAACTATGTACATTGTGATTCTTTGTTTGCTTTGCAAcatatcttttacatttttgtatCAATTAAGGACTTATTTGATTgatatgaagaagaaaaaatattttttatttaaaaaatactcagTTTTATCTGAACACTTTTAGTTAATAAtggtttaaaacaaaatagtatAAGTAATTCTAAGcaatttaaaatcactttgCATAAGTCTTCACAGACAAACCATGCATGAATGATTcctaaacaaaatcataactAGAAACCTTAAATTGCTTTACTTATTAAAGTGCACATTTAATCTTCACAATGACAAGTCTCACATAACACTCATTCAAAACAAACCCAATAGATGAACAACTGATATATTCATAAAGGTCTAACATTTACACTGTCTCGAATACACCCTCTCCCTCAACcgttcaattttaaaacacaaaaaattgtttaattaaaaatgacgTTTATAAAAACACACATTTTCTTTGCTATTTGCTAGTCCAAAGTTTTAATTACGTGTCACCCATTATAGATATAATCGAACATTTCTCACATTATTTCGAAGGATATGAAGTagaagcaaaagaaattaacattGGGCCAGTGAACACAAATCACAGGCCCAATGTTTAAAATTGAGGCCCAATATTAATGGACCAACTAGGCCGCCCGTAATACgcaaatcttgaaaaaagtaaataaatataaatttttagatgaacactatttctattttatttatttaaaattttccacaAGACAAACCCGAGTCGGCGTATAACTCTTCGGATGTCACCGCCGTCAGTAAAAACATCTCATTAatcaattgattaattaattaattaagttctttaaatttttaattataagttgttttgttaaaaaggaaaaataaactGTTACAGTTCTTAGGTATCGGTTTAAATTTGCTACCAATTAGGTGGGTGCGttgtattatctttttatttaaagctAATGGATTCTAATTCcaactattttatttcaaattagttcaaactatttgttttatatatccAGAATAAGATTCTAATTTGTATTTTCTGGGAATCTCCTATTTAACTTAAcaaatatgtttaaatatatataagtattttgatatgtaatttcttttttaatt
This DNA window, taken from Cucumis sativus cultivar 9930 chromosome 6, Cucumber_9930_V3, whole genome shotgun sequence, encodes the following:
- the LOC101206424 gene encoding PLASMODESMATA CALLOSE-BINDING PROTEIN 3, whose product is MGTCIHLHFALLSLLVFLSLGSSIAQRPFFEANQDDYVLQNQEEQIPYFSPSTSSNQLDTIPIVNPTTPGGTTPTQTPIVNPPAQTNPTGPTITPTTPTTPTTTGGGSWCIASPNASPTALQVAIDYACGYGGADCSAIQSGGSCFEPNTMRDHASYAFNDYYQKNPAPTSCVFGGTAQLTTTDPSSGNCHYGASRSTPSTTTPINPPMNPTPMPPATPTITTPTPTDTMPTDTPPTDTPPNDFGGYGSEPSDTASSAIPVTGFFSFVFLGSLLMANCM